In Colletotrichum higginsianum IMI 349063 chromosome 1, whole genome shotgun sequence, one genomic interval encodes:
- a CDS encoding Cullin family protein, which produces MNASSRWSGKRQNVFKSVFDTDISQPTPYSTPSQRFASQGEPFGGPPPPPSPAHHQSPSRAHFASSSKLSDSQSSLPSTRSNALPSNQANDQIRWDRAWHVVTTRIQLPPSVAAEDSFGTLAPESQDYDADFYDSLSLVLHPRKHAQHAATTEDILSWHTQQVRHHFAQHVLPLLSACTTYGDQAQVLLGSIHTLEAAHRQYLYGLSLIVRGLDNKRADIAADKFRRDLHAVIGNSMSQALMESLRAVLGRLTRVILGMQARSSFGASRGIDLQRNSQVAVPTPAPAVAARQELLQLIETLHKVGLAGERFQVLLAELMDAMMIEHVKTSFAGVWTQSHAGSGKDAPRASSVSRAAKLGAPSHCITALCDWVENHYSRLAVEVFARLGSGDIAWADVEKWKEIAIGRLAVMRIHELFDIVLQWPESRGALDDLRSAITTPQRRLQLTDTFSAALQKRLLHPGRSTLDILRVYISMIRTFHALDHSKVLLDRVVHSLQLYLCQRDDAIPIVVTGLLSNPDDVHTEASKTKLVELAVLLNDPSQQRRPATDEEELDWDDMGWIPDPVDAGVNYKRPKSEDVIGTLINALGSQDIFIKEFQNIIAERLLSTQAEFIQEIRVLNLLKKRFGDNALQNCDVMIKDIQDSKRVDSIISKTVRTGYIGGPVRKSKELPSYHTKILSRLFWPTMDREHFILPQPVAEVQGHYDGEFERLKSSRKLTWLNNLGNATVSLELEDRTVEKECKTYEAVVIYAFQEDATYNRPLPVRRTIDQLEEILQMDDDLIRSAISFWISQRVLRETEPGKFVVLENLDDDANGGADPVVPGPDEAPVPESGDLSPKKPSALDAKEQERRHMYWQFIVGMLTNSSPAMPLGQIAMMMKMLIADGFPWSNEELQEFLAEKMAEEELELAGGKYRLPKK; this is translated from the coding sequence ATGAACGCGTCCTCCAGGTGGAGCGGCAAACGGCAAAATGTCTTCAAGTCTGTCTTTGACACGGACATATCGCAGCCCACTCCGTATTCGACACCATCTCAGAGGTTCGCCTCCCAGGGAGAGCCATTCGGCGGTCCCCCACCTCCGCCCTCGCCAGCACACCATCAGTCGCCCTCGCGCGCCCACTTCGCCAGCAGCAGTAAACTTTCAGATTCTCAAAGCTCGCTTCCATCAACCCGCTCCAACGCTCTTCCTTCCAATCAAGCCAATGACCAGATTAGGTGGGATCGAGCGTGGCACGTGGTGACGACCCGTATTCAACTTCCCCCATCGGTGGCCGCTGAGGACTCATTCGGCACACTGGCTCCCGAGTCTCAAGACTACGATGCGGACTTCTACGACAGTCTTAGCCTGGTTCTCCATCCCAGGAAGCACGCCCAGcacgccgccaccaccgaaGACATCCTCTCCTGGCATACCCAGCAGGTCCGCCACCACTTCGCCCAGCACGTCCTCCCCCTGTTATCTGCATGCACCACATACGGTGACCAGGCTCAGGTACTCCTCGGAAGTATTCATACGCTGGAGGCAGCTCACCGCCAGTACCTCTATGGGCTGTCCCTTATTGTGCGGGGCCTGGACAACAAGCGTGCagacatcgccgccgacaagtTCAGGCGTGATTTGCACGCAGTCATCGGCAATTCTATGTCGCAGGCGCTTATGGAATCCCTCCGAGCCGTTCTGGGTCGCTTAACGAGGGTGATACTGGGCATGCAGGCTCGCTCTTCCTTCGGGGCATCTCGCGGAATCGACTTGCAAAGGAACAGTCAGGTAGCAGTACCAACACCAGCACCCGCGGTGGCAGCGCGGCAAGAACTTCTGCAGCTGATCGAGACACTGCACAAAGTTGGACTTGCTGGGGAGAGGTTCCAGGTCTTACTCGCCGAGCTGATGGACGCCATGATGATCGAGCATGTAAAAACATCCTTCGCTGGCGTATGGACACAGTCACACGCAGGCAGCGGGAAGGATGCTCCGCGCGCCTCGTCGGTTTCTCGCGCTGCGAAGCTTGGCGCGCCTTCGCACTGCATCACAGCACTCTGCGACTGGGTCGAGAACCACTACTCGCGGCTAGCAGTTGAAGTGTTTGCCCGCCTCGGCAGCGGGGATATTGCTTGGGCCGATGTCGAGAAGTGGAAGGAGATTGCAATCGGCCGCTTGGCCGTCATGCGCATCCATGAACTTTTCGACATTGTCCTGCAGTGGCCTGAAAGCAGAGGAGCCCTTGACGACCTCCGCAGCGCTATCACTACGCCTCAGAGACGCTTGCAACTGACGGATACATTTTCGGCTGCATTGCAGAAACGGTTGTTGCATCCCGGCAGGTCGACGCTCGACATACTTCGGGTGTACATCTCCATGATTCGGACTTTCCATGCTCTTGACCACTCCAAGGTGCTCCTGGACCGAGTGGTACATTCGCTCCAGCTTTATTTGTGCCAGCGAGACGATGCCATCCCCATTGTTGTCACAGGACTCTTGTCCAATCCGGACGACGTTCACACAGAAGCAAGCAAAAcgaagctcgtcgagctggcAGTTTTACTCAATGATCCGTCACAGCAGCGGCGTCCTGCCACGGATGAAGAGGAACTGGACTGGGACGACATGGGGTGGATCCCGGATCCCGTGGATGCCGGCGTCAACTACAAGCGTCCCAAGTCGGAGGACGTCATCGGAACACTTATTAACGCTCTGGGCTCACAGGACATCTTCATCAAAGAGTTTCAGAACATCATCGCAGAAAGGCTGCTGTCCACACAAGCCGAGTTCATCCAAGAAATCCGGGTGCTCAATCTACTCAAGAAGCGGTTCGGAGATAACGCCCTGCAAAACTGCGATGTCATGATCAAAGACATCCAAGACTCGAAGAGAGTCGAttccatcatctccaagACAGTCAGGACAGGCTATATCGGTGGACCTGTCCGGAAGTCCAAAGAGCTGCCGTCCTACCATACGAAGATTCTCTCCCGGTTATTCTGGCCGACGATGGATCGGGAGCACTTTATCCTCCCACAACCCGTTGCAGAGGTCCAAGGGCACTACGATGGTGAATTCGAGCGTCTCAAGTCTTCTCGCAAGCTGACATGGCTCAACAATCTCGGGAACGCCACCGTCAGCCTCGAGCTGGAAGACAGAACTGTCGAGAAAGAGTGCAAGACGTATGAAGCCGTCGTCATCTACGCTTTCCAGGAAGACGCAACCTACAATAGACCACTTCCCGTGCGTCGTACCATCGACCAGCTCGAAGAGATTCTCCAGATGGACGATGATCTTATCCGGTCTGCCATCTCCTTCTGGATCAGTCAGCGTGTCCTTCGCGAGACCGAGCCGGGCAAGTTTGTCGTCCTGGAGAATCtggatgatgatgccaaCGGCGGTGCAGACCCCGTGGTACCTGGTCCAGACGAAGCACCTGTCCCCGAGTCGGGTGATCTCTCGCCCAAGAAGCCCAGCGCGCTGGACGCCAAAGAGCAAGAGCGACGACATATGTACTGGCAGTTCATTGTCGGCATGCTCACGAACTCGAGCCCGGCCATGCCGCTGGGTCAGATCgccatgatgatgaagatgcTGATCGCGGATGGGTTCCCCTGGAGCAACGAGGAGCTGCAGGAGTTCCTTGCGGAGAAGATGGCGGAGGAAGAGTTGGAATTGGCAGGCGGCAAATACCGGCTGCCCAAGAAATGA
- a CDS encoding C3h4 type zinc finger protein — protein sequence MDETMDYTYHHQEQAQGQGQLPFSQQRSRCPYYNRNEHHQQLPGIPQQHRSTMHYDPVHASAGHWHPQGQLPPYHWQHHMLGHHPQLVPQQQRSSSAVSDPHFYNHGSASSFGNGAGGYSGVAPNEMGGGPQTVHPPFPHTQLPPVRYNPSSSLAASQPTAGQPVFSPERPFGQNTASRNGAFNAASHSLNASTTPNTQDASEPSAEPTRPAQSATSESTGTLSQAPPPNSTGSIQFGSAPPSSAPQPYSTFPLAPYRMHRSAASGEMNAFIGGSGGSLLFSHHAYAFTGGPPTTNPTSNFVPPNLRRAPGNPRRTMSRRQSPPSDADMDSERELRMMEQVIHANGNAGRLLDGDHHMDPVRAAQFLRGSVTTKYVASPSAILSLQSVPISDLPESERTCVICYNEFGVETPEGVKEAPLRLPKCKHVFGDHCIKKWLEESDSCPYCRDKVPNEPRVTSTNPNVNSMLRNRSQVTLGGYAGFMRERDANLAYDESSRFLVAGSGHGERRSPPTDSGEGRRRIRPRHGSLRGPGSPSSPGGSRPASFGSSSSSTNHENNRRSHAAVAAAANRAYLSNTNTTTRPSHGSAAQVTLPRGNTSQYQVPSLGHGPMMETLTSVTSTMSTYMQQEMRQGNPPGGQGGGFVNPPNRSSLPAPLPGAWVSGTPASSDDLHRRMMLGDNNSNNNHNNNHNNNNNNNNNNNNTNDEDQAHTGAQWGQQ from the exons ATGGACGAAACTATGGACTACACATATCACCACCAAGAGCAGGCccagggccagggccagCTCCCATTCTCGCAACAGCGATCCCGGTGCCCCTACTACAACCGAAACGAGCATCACCAGCAACTCCCCGGCATCCCACAGCAGCACCGCTCGACGATGCATTACGATCCTGTCCACGCCTCTGCAGGCCACTGGCATCCCCAGGGACAACTGCCCCCCTATCACTGGCAACATCACATGCTGGGTCACCACCCTCAGCTGGTGCCTCAACAACAACGGTCTTCGAGCGCGGTCTCAGATCCCCATTTTTACAATCATGGATCGGCCTCGAGTTTTGGCAATGGCGCGGGTGGCTATTCGGGTGTTGCCCCAAATGAGATGGGAGGAGGACCTCAGACGGTGCATCCGCCCTTCCCTCACACTCAACTTCCTCCCGTGAGATATAATCCTTCGTCGTCCCttgcagccagccagccgacTGCAGGCCAGCCCGTCTTCAGCCCTGAAAGACCATTTGGACAGAACACGGCGTCCCGCAACGGTGCATTCAACGCAGCTTCGCATTCTCTCAACGCATCGACGACACCCAACACCCAGGACGCTTCAGAACCCAGCGCTGAGCCTACCCGGCCGGCCCAGTCCGCCACTTCAGAGTCCACAGGCACTCTGAGCCAGGCGCCGCCTCCCAACAGCACCGGCAGCATCCAGTTCGGATCtgctccgccgtcgtctgcaCCCCAGCCCTACTCAACGTTCCCCCTTGCGCCTTATCGAATGCATCGCTCGGCTGCTTCAGGTGAGATGAACGCGTTTAtaggcggcagcggcggcagcctgtTGTTTTCTCATCACGCTTACGCTTTTACAGGTGGCCCCCCAACCACGAACCCAACCAGCAACTTCGTGCCGCCAAACTTGCGCCGAGCCCCAGGAAACCCCCGCCGCACCATGTCGCGAAGGCAGAGCCCACCCTCGGACGCTGACATGGATTCTGAAAGAGAGTTGAGGATGATGGAGCAGGTGATCCACGCGAACGGAAATGCAGGCCGCCTGCTGGACGGCGATCACCACATGGACCCTGTGCGCGCCGCCCAGTTCTTACGCGGTTCAGTCACAACGAAGTACGTGGCATCTCCATCGGCCATACTGTCGCTGCAGAGTGTGCCGATTTCGGACCTGCCCGAGAGCGAAAGAA CTTGCGTCATCTGCTACAACGAATTCGGTGTGGAGACTCCAGAGGGCGTCAAGGAGGCGCCACTGCGGCTACCCAAGTGTAAACACGTCTTTGGCGACCATTGCATCAAGAAGTGGCTGGAGGAATCGGACAGCTGCCCTTACTGCAGGGAcaaggtgccgaacgagcCCAGGGTCACGTCGACGAACCCCAACGTCAACAGCATGCTTCGTAACCGTAGCCAAGTGACGCTAGGGGGCTACGCTGGGTTcatgagagagagggatgcCAACCTGGCATACGATGAGTCGAGCCGGTTTTTGGTAGCCGGCTCCGGCCATGGCGAACGTCGCTCACCGCCGACTGACAGCGGCGAAGGCCGCCGTAGGATTCGTCCCCGGCATGGCAGTCTCCGCGGACCCGGCTCTCCGTCTTCCCCGGGCGGCTCGCGGCCGGCATCCTTCggttcttcttcgtcttcaacCAACCACGAGAACAACCGAAGGTCgcatgccgccgtcgccgccgccgcaaacCGCGCGTACCTGTCGAACACGAACACGACCACCCGACCAAGTCACGGCTCCGCTGCGCAGGTCACGTTGCCCAGAGGAAACACGTCTCAGTATCAGGTCCCCAGTCTCGGCCACGGTCCCATGATGGAGACGTTAACCTCGGtgacgtcgacgatgtcgactTACATGCAGCAGGAAATGCGCCAAGGTAACCCTCCCGGAGGACAAGGCGGCGGCTTCGTGAACCCGCCCAATCGAAGCTCCTTGCCGGCGCCTCTTCCCGGAGCCTGGGTTTCCGGGACTCCTGCCTCGTCGGATGACTTGCATCGACGCATGATGCTTGgcgacaacaacagcaacaacaaccacaacaacaaccacaataataacaacaacaacaacaacaacaacaacaacaccaacgacGAAGATCAGGCTCACACCGGTGCTCAATGGGGACAACAGTAG